One region of Drosophila subobscura isolate 14011-0131.10 chromosome J, UCBerk_Dsub_1.0, whole genome shotgun sequence genomic DNA includes:
- the LOC117893132 gene encoding lysosome-associated membrane glycoprotein 5: MLKLKPGHNCILNSLNGALACSALLLFLVTAVQGLQLSAFTTKTPRVSKYTTKSPSASSMNHDATASLYRFNATNGITCILMQVDGLIGIKYRNKLNEDVEADLYMPDSPQLSGECEESNMEIMTMEFKGFKLSMTFKKSSGGEGWYINLFELTYSSSNPLFEHPDRPGLNVKLTSPVHTPMYFPTPVGKAYVCDKEQTVIMYAPHDSGDQSGHIARLYLRDLHMQSFMFKETGKWGPSFHCSATGSYRDETAPLAVGTALAIAVLLTISGYGGWRYFKIKKVQYGSME, translated from the exons atgctgaagctgaagccagGGCACAACTGCATTCTCAATAGCCTGAATGGAGCACTAGCCTGTTCGGCgctccttctttttttgg TCACCGCCGTTCAGGGCCTGCAGCTGAGCGCATTCACGACGAAAACTCCGAGGGTCAGCAAATACACAACCAAATCGCCATCG GCATCGTCGATGAACCACGATGCCACTGCCTCGCTGTACCGCTTCAATGCCACCAACGGCATCACCTGCATCCTCATGCAGGTCGATGGTCTCATTGGCATCAAGTATCGCAACAAGCTGAACGAGGATGTGGAGGCCGATCTGTACATGCCGGACAGCCCACAGCTGAGCGGTGAATGCGAAGAGTCCAACATGGAGATAATGACAATGGAGTTTAAGGGTTTCAAGCTGTCCATGACATTCAAAAAG TCTTCTGGCGGCGAGGGCTGGTACATCAACCTCTTCGAGCTGACATACTCGTCATCTAATCCACTGTTCGAGCACCCCGATCGCCCCGGACTGAACGTGAAGCTCACCTCGCCGGTGCACACGCCCATGTACTTCCCAACGCCGGTGGGCAAGGCGTATGTCTGCGACAAGGAGCAGACCGTCATAATGTACGCCCCGCACGACTCGGGCGACCAGTCTGGACACATTGCTCGGCTGTACTTGCGCGATCTGCACATGCAGAGCTTCATGTTCAAGGAGACTGGCAAGTGGGGACCGTCGTTCCACTGCAGTGCCACTGGCTCCTATCGCGACGAGACAGCGCCTCTGGCAGTGGGCACTGCCCTAGCCATAGCCGTTCTATTGACCATTTCCGGTTACGGAGGCTGGCG GTACTTTAAAATCAAGAAGGTTCAATACGGTTCAATGGAGTGA
- the LOC117893133 gene encoding DCN1-like protein 5 isoform X2, whose translation MAERHIRAEDGFSHKRCLTWFQEYTTPDEPETLGPDGMEKFCEDIGVEPENIVMLVLAYKMGATQMGFFSKKEWVKGLTELECDSTIKMVVKLDYLRSILNDANSFKSIYRYAYDFAKDSDQRSMDIITAKAMLSLLLGKHWPLYPQFAQFLEQSKYKVINKDQWCNILEFSRTICMDLSNYDIDGAWPVMLDEFVEWMRMQRNQVSSSVSS comes from the exons ATGGCAGA GCGGCATATCAGAGCTGAAGACGGCTTCAGTCATAAACGATGTCTGACATGGTTCCAGGAATACACAACTCCCGACGAGCCAGAGACACTGG GTCCGGACGgtatggaaaagttttgcgaAGATATCGGAGTGGAGCCCGAAAATATTGTGATGCTGGTCCTCGCCTACAAAATGGGTGCCACCCAGATGGGCTTCTTCAGTAAGAAGGAATGGGTGAAGGGCCTCACAGAGCTCGAGTGCGActcaacaattaaaatggttGTGAAACTGGACTATCTGCGTAGCATACTCAACGATGCCAACTCCTTCAAGAGCATTTACAGATATGCCTATGATTTCGCCAAG GACTCGGATCAAAGGAGCATGGACATCATCACAGCCAAGGCTATGTTGTCGTTGCTTCTGGGCAAGCATTGGCCACTCTATCCGCAGTTCGCACAGTTTCTAGAGCAATCAAAGTACAAGGTGATCAACAAGGATCAGTGGTGTAACATATTAGAGTTCTCGCGCACAATCTGCATGGACTTGTCAAACTACGACATTGACGGCGCCT GGCCTGTTATGCTGGATGAGTTCGTGGAGTGGATGCGTATGCAACGGAACCAGGTCTCCAGCTCGGTATCCAGCTGA
- the LOC117894686 gene encoding serine/threonine-protein kinase polo, which produces MAAKPEDKSTDIPDRLFDSNQRRSYKRMRFFGKGGFAKCYEIIDVDTDDVFAGKIVSKKLMIKHNQKEKTAQEITIHRSLNHPNIVKFHSYFEDVQNIYIVLELCKKRSMMELHKRRKSITDFECRYYIFQIIQGVKYLHDNRIIHRDLKLGNLFLDDMLHVKIGDFGLATRIEYEGERKKTLCGTPNYIAPEILTKKGHSFEVDIWSIGCVMYTLLVGQPPFETKTLKDTYSKIKKCEYRVPSFLRKPAADMVISMLQPNPESRPAIGQLLNYEFLKGSNVPTFLPSSCLTMAPRIGQNDIIEDSIHRKPLMEMNGIRDDTRLESTFLKANLHDAITASAQVCRHNEDYRSDIESLHQQLTNLINNKPRILQGNLGDENTDPAAQPLFWISKWVDYSDKYGFGYQLCDEGIGVMFNDTTKLILLPNQINVHFIDKDGKESYMTTTDYCKSLDKKMKLLSYFKRYMIEHLVKAGANNVNIEGDQISRMPHLHSWFRTTCAVVMHLTNGSVQLNFSDHMKLILCPRMSAITYMDHEKNFRTYRFSTIVENGVSKDLYQKIRYAQEKLRKMLEKMFV; this is translated from the exons ATGGCCGCAAAACCAGAGGATAAGAGCACAGATATACCGGATCGGCTCTTCGACTCCAATCAACGAAGGTCGTATAAACGTATGCGCTTCTTTGGAAAG GGCGGCTTTGCCAAGTGCTACGAAATCATCGATGTGGATACCGACGATGTTTTTGCCGGCAAAATTGTATCAAAGAAGCTGATGATCAAGCACAACCAGAAGGAAAAGACTGCTCAGGAGATCACCATTCATCGTAGCCTAAATCATCCTAATATAGTGAAGTTCCATAGCTATTTCGAAGATGTCCAGAACATTTACATTGTCCTGGAGCTTTGCAAGAAGCGG TCGATGATGGAGCTGCACAAACGCCGGAAAAGCATCACGGACTTCGAGTGCCGCTACTACATTTTCCAGATCATCCAGGGCGTCAAGTACCTGCACGACAACCGAATTATCCATCGCGACTTGAAGCTGGGAAACCTGTTCTTAGACGACATGCTGCACGTGAAGATTGGCGACTTTGGGCTAGCCACCCGAATCGAATATGAGGGCGAACGAAAGAAGACTCTGTGCGGCACCCCCAACTACATTGCGCCAGAGATCCTCACCAAAAAGGGGCATTCGTTCGAAGTGGACATATGGTCCATTGGTTGCGTCATGTACACGCTGTTGGTGGGCCAACCTCCTTTTGAGACCAAAACCCTGAAGGACACTTACTCCAAGATCAAGAAGTGCGAGTACCGCGTGCCGAGCTTCTTGAGAAAACCAGCTGCGGATATGGTTATTTCCATGCTGCAGCCGAACCCCGAGAGCCGCCCAGCAATTGGTCAGCTGCTGAACTACGAATTCCTGAAGGGCTCTAATGTGCCAACGTTCTTGCCAAGCTCTTGCCTAACGATGGCTCCGCGCATTGGTCAGAACGACATCATTGAAGATTCCATTCATCGCAAGCCGCTGATGGAGATGAACGGCATTCGAGACGATACCCGTCTGGAGTCGACATTCCTCAAGGCCAACTTACACGACGCCATCACTGCCTCGGCCCAGGTGTGTCGCCACAACGAAGACTACCGCAGCGACATTGAGAGCTTGCACCAGCAGCTCACCAATCTAATCAATAACAAG CCGCGCATCCTGCAAGGCAATCTCGGGGATGAGAACACTGATCCAGCAGCTCAGCCGCTCTTCTGGATATCCAAGTGGGTGGACTACAGCGACAAATACGGCTTCGGTTACCAGCTCTGTGATGAGGGCATTGGCGTCATGTTCAACGACACAACCAAATTGATTCTGCTTCCGAATCAGATCAACGTTCACTTCATAGACAAGGACGGGAAGGAGAGCTACATGACTACGACAGATTACTGCAAGTCGCTGGATAAAAAGATGAAGCTGCTCTCCTACTTCAAGCGGTACATGATCGAGCATCTCGTGAAGGCCGGAGCCAATAATGTGAACATTGAGGGTGATCAGATATCGCGTATGCCCCATTTACACTCCTGGTTCCGCACAACGTGTGCTGTGGTTATGCATCTGACCAATGGTTCCGTGCAG CTTAATTTCTCGGATCACATGAAGCTCATTCTCTGTCCGCGTATGAGTGCCATTACATACATGGATCACGAGAAGAACTTCCGCACATATCGCTTCTCGACCATCGTGGAGAACGGTGTGTCCAAAGATTTATATCAAAAGATACGCTATGCCCAAGAAAAACTTAGGAAAATGCTGGAGAAGATGTTTGTTTAA
- the LOC117894700 gene encoding alpha-soluble NSF attachment protein translates to MGDNEQKALQLMADAEKKLTQQKGFLGSLFGGSNKVEDAIECYQRAGNMFKMSKNWTKAGECFCEAATLHARAGSRHDAGTCYVDASNCYKKVDVENAVACLMKSIDIYTDMGRFTMAAKHHQSIAEMYEADSNTLAKSIQHYEQAADYFKGEESVSSANKCMLKVAQYAAQLEDYEKAISIYEQVAASSLESSLLKYSAKEYFFRAALCHLSVDLLNAQHAIQKYAEQYPAFQDSREFKLIKVLCEHLEEQNIEGFTEAVKDYDSISRLDQWYTTILLRIKKAADEDPDLR, encoded by the exons ATGGGTGACAACGAGCAGAAGGCCCTGCAGCTGATGGCTGACGCCGAGAAGAAGTtgacacaacaaaaaggatTTCTGGGCTCTCTTTTCGG aGGGTCAAACAAGGTTGAAGATGCCATCGAGTGCTATCAGCGTGCTGGCAACATGTTCAAAATGTCAAAGAACTGGACAAAGGCTGGCGAATGCTTCTGTGAGGCGGCCACTTTGCACGCCCGTGCTGGCAGTCGCCATGATGCAGGCACCTGCTATGTGGATGCCTCCAACTGCTACAAAAAGGTTGATGTTGAGAACGCTGTCGCCTGTCTGATGAAGTCCATCGACATTTACACGGACATGGGTCGATTCACGATGGCCGCCAAGCACCACCAAAGCATCGCTGAAATGTACGAGGCTGATTCCAATACTCTG GCTAAATCGATTCAACACTATGAGCAGGCTGCCGACTACTTTAAGGGCGAGGAGTCTGTGAGCTCGGCCAACAAGTGCATGCTGAAGGTTGCCCAGTACGCAGCCCAGTTGGAGGACTACGAGAAAGCAATATCCATATACGAGCAGGTGGCTGCCTCATCGCTGGAGAGCTCGTTGCTCAAGTACAGCGCCAAGGAGTACTTCTTTCGTGCCGCTCTCTGTCATTTGAGTGTCGATCTGCTGAATGCCCAGCATGCAATCCAGAAATATGCGGAGCAGTATCCAGCATTCCAGGACTCGCGAGAGTTCAAGCTCATTAAG GTTTTGTGCGAGCATCTTGAGGAACAGAACATTGAGGGCTTCACAGAGGCAGTTAAGGACTACGATAGCATCTCACGATTGGATCAGTGGTACACCACCATTTTACTCCGAATCAAGAAGGCTGCGGACGAGGATCCAGATTTGCGATAA
- the LOC117894692 gene encoding serine protease inhibitor 77Ba, with the protein MLAFPVRALGCLQLLLVFAGMCLAQQQQYPQLSVGTPLEPLTAPTAFEQHTTHIQSLRSNFDEDLLRTISQGAQEFGLDLLQRISVEVQKSNRDFMISPFSVWSLLVLLYEGASGATYDQLRRALHINVEDEKLRAVYQVWSTYLNINTTTIEVASLQAVYTDHSLPVKNAYRDVVKNYNVQPVEVDFYSANTVHQINEASNRTTRGLIPYTVLPQDIYGAKMFLLSSLFFKGQWKFPFNQSATRMESFYNENDEAITTIPMMVQEANFAYATNIEGLDGYVLELPYGAQDRLSMIVILPKRGFKLNDVANNLKALGLAPILQRLAAFRRTASEDNQVEVLMPKFTTTTDFTLKGVLAQMGILDLFDENKANLSRMSSGLFAKLCIHSTKIIVDEQGTTAGAVTAAVLANKATPPKFQLNKPFQYMIVEKATNLMLFAGQVRNPKAI; encoded by the exons ATGCTTGCATTCCCAG TTCGTGCTTTAGGATGCCTCCAATTACTTCTTGTGTTCGCTGGCATGTGTCTggcgcagcaacagcaatatcCTCAGCTGTCTGTCGGCACTCCCCTGGAGCCGTTGACCGCACCGACAGCCTTTGAGCAGCACACCACCCATATCCAGTCGCTGAGGAGCAACTTTGATGAGGATTTGCTACGCACTATTTCTCAGGGAGCACAAGAGTTTGGCCTCGATCTCCTGCAGCGTATATCTGTGGAGGTGCAGAAATCCAACAGGGATTTTATGATATCACCCTTTTCCGTGTGGTCGTTGCTCGTGCTGCTGTACGAGGGCGCCAGCGGTGCCACCTACGACCAGCTGCGCCGCGCCCTGCACATCAATGTCGAGGATGAGAAGCTGCGCGCCGTCTATCAAGTGTGGAGCACGTACCTGAA CATCAACACAACCACCATTGAAGTGGCCTCGCTCCAGGCCGTTTACACCGATCACAGCTTGCCCGTGAAGAATGCCTACCGGGATGTCGTGAAGAACTACAACGTGCAGCCCGTGGAGGTTGACTTTTACAGTGCCAATACGGTGCACCAGATCAACGAGGCCTCCAACCGCACAACGCGCGGTCTCATTCCGTACACGGTGCTGCCCCAGGATATCTATGGAGCCAAGATGTTCCTGCTCTCCTCGCTGTTCTTCAAGGGCCAGTGGAag TTCCCCTTCAATCAGTCTGCGACGCGTATGGAGTCGTTCTACAACGAGAACGACGAGGCCATCACCACAATACCCATGATGGTGCAGGAGGCAAACTTTGCCTATGCCACAAATATCGAGGGCTTGGACGGCTACGTGCTGGAGCTGCCGTACGGAGCTCAGGACAGGCTCTCGATGATTGTTATACTACCGAAGCGCGGCTTCAAGCTAAACGACGTGGCCAATAACCTGAAGGCGTTGGGTCTTGCGCCGATCTTGCAGCGTTTGGCCGCGTTCAGGCGCACCGCCTCGGAGGACAACCAGGTGGAGGTGCTAATGCCAAAGTTCACAACGACGACTGACTTCACGCTGAAGGGAGTCCTGGCACAG ATGGGCATACTCGACCTTTTCGATGAGAATAAGGCAAACCTCAGCCGGATGTCGTCtggtttgtttgccaaactCTGCATTCATTCCACCAAAATCATTGTGGACGAGCAGGGTACAACCGCCGGGGCAGTGACTGCCGCTGTGCTCGCGAACAAGGCGACGCCGCCAAAGTTCCAGCTGAACAAGCCTTTCCAATACATGATCGTGGAGAAGGCCACCAATCTAATGCTCTTTGCTGGCCAAGTGCGCAACCCGAAGGCGATCTAG